In bacterium, the DNA window CTCCATCGCCGGGGCGTCGCCGGCGGCGACGGCCTCGTCGAGTTCGGCCAGCTCCTCGCGGATCTTCTCCCGCACGCCTTCGAGATCGGGCCAGTCGAAGCCGACCTGGGCGGCGTCCTTCTGGTAGCGGTGGGCCTGGTGCAGCGGCGCGGACGCGGCCGGCAGGTCCTTCAGCAGGGACTCGCGGTCCGGGTCCAGGCCCTTGGCGCGCTTCTCCTGGGCTTTGACTTCGTTCCACCGCTGCTGGCTCTCGCCGGCGTCGCCGGCCGCGGCGCCGCCGAAGACGTGGGGGTGCCGCCGCACGAGCTTCGCGTCGGCCAGGTCGGCGACGTCTTCGAAGCCGGAGGGGGCCGTCTCACCGAGGATCTCCGCGACGAAGCAGACCATGAACAGCAGGTCGCCGAGCTCCTCCCGGACGTGGTCGAGATCCCCGCCGAGGGCGGCCTCCAGCAGTTCGGCCGACTCGTCGTGCAGGTGGTGCGCGGCGGTGGCCAGGGTCTGCTTGCGGTCCCAGGGACAGCCGTCCGGGGAGCGCAGGACGTGGATCGTGGACAGCAGCCGCTCGGTGTTCGGCAGGGGCATGGCGTATCCTCGGCGCGGGTGGGAAAATCGGGCCGTTGCGGCGGCCCCGGGACGCCGCCCAGTGTAAATCCCTTGTGCGGAATGCGAAAGAACGGATACCTTGGAAGGTCCCGCCGGCGGCGCGCCCGCGGCGGGGCCCAGGAGGAACGTTGATCGAGACCATCCGCATCCGCGGCGCCCGCCAGCACAACCTCAAGGGCTGCGACGT includes these proteins:
- the mazG gene encoding nucleoside triphosphate pyrophosphohydrolase codes for the protein MPLPNTERLLSTIHVLRSPDGCPWDRKQTLATAAHHLHDESAELLEAALGGDLDHVREELGDLLFMVCFVAEILGETAPSGFEDVADLADAKLVRRHPHVFGGAAAGDAGESQQRWNEVKAQEKRAKGLDPDRESLLKDLPAASAPLHQAHRYQKDAAQVGFDWPDLEGVREKIREELAELDEAVAAGDAPAMEHEVGDLLFSVANLARRLDVAPDVALRRANARFRSRFHAVEAAFGGDRDRLAAASLDELEAAWQAAKSAERGGA